A window from Triticum aestivum cultivar Chinese Spring chromosome 6D, IWGSC CS RefSeq v2.1, whole genome shotgun sequence encodes these proteins:
- the LOC123141398 gene encoding E3 ubiquitin-protein ligase PUB23: protein METSGGGTAQHHFVCPISLQPMQDPVTAPTGISYDRRAIERWLANGHATCPVTGRPLSLTDLTPNHTLLRLILSWHPASKVAPDVAPTLEPDDPEVAVLVAKVMSPTSCPTADVLCEAAASAAVNITARRCMVRAGVQWRVLRLFSSCGKTSSRAVMPTVEACLALLDALDVSADELRPLVSGNHDLVDALTHVLVTLENETYSGGVGNRNKTRDSAVRLLDSVTESADMVLLERLRPELFRAVTAVVRDRTVSPGATCAALRALLNACPSGNGKNRVLIAEAGAAHEAIELELSSWPSSPSGKSRRVTELVMALLARLCACAEGRAAVVAHPAGIALVAKRALRVSAVTDTSAVRVLAAVCGRAASPEVVREMARVGAVGKLCCVLQADCDRDVKEAARAVLRVHSGVWCGSPCVSAYLLSRYL, encoded by the coding sequence ATGGAGACGTCGGGTGGCGGCACGGCGCAGCACCACTTCGTGTGCCCCATCTCACTGCAGCCCATGCAGGACCCGGTCACGGCGCCCACCGGCATCTCCTACGACCGACGCGCCATCGAGCGGTGGCTCGCCAACGGCCACGCCACCTGCCCCGTCACCGGCCGGCCGCTCTCCCTCACCGACCTCACCCCGAACCACACCCTCCTCCGCCTCATACTCTCCTGGCATCCAGCGTCGAAGGTGGCACCTGACGTGGCGCCGACGTTGGAGCCCGATGATCCGGAGGTCGCTGTGCTTGTCGCGAAGGTGATGTCCCCGACTTCTTGCCCAACAGCCGATGTTCTctgcgaggcggcggcgtcggccgCCGTGAACATCACGGCGCGGCGGTGCATGGTGCGCGCCGGCGTGCAGTGGCGCGTGCTCCGTCTATTCTCGTCGTGCGGTAAGACGAGCTCGCGCGCTGTGATGCCCACCGTTGAAGCGTGCCTGGCTCTCCTTGACGCGCTCGACGTCTCGGCCGACGAGCTCCGGCCTCTCGTTTCCGGCAACCACGACCTCGTCGACGCGCTGACGCACGTGCTGGTGACGCTCGAGAATGAGACCTACTCCGGCGGCGTCGGGAACAGGAACAAGACCAGAGACAGCGCGGTGCGGCTCCTAGACTCCGTGACCGAGTCGGCTGACATGGTGCTGCTCGAGCGGCTGCGTCCGGAGCTCTTCCGCGCCGTCACGGCGGTAGTGCGCGACCGTACCGTATCCCCTGGCGCGACCTGCGCGGCGTTGCGTGCCCTCCTCAACGCGTGCCCCAGCGGCAACGGCAAGAACCGCGTCCTCATCGCCGAGGCCGGGGCGGCGCACGAGGCCATCGAGCTGGAGCTGTCCTCCTGGCCCTCGTCCCCGAGCGGCAAGAGCAGGCGCGTCACGGAGCTTGTCATGGCGCTGCTGGCCCGGCTGTGCGCGTGCGCGGAGGGGCGGGCGGCTGTGGTGGCGCACCCCGCGGGGATCGCACTGGTGGCAAAGCGTGCGCTGCGCGTGTCCGCGGTGACCGACACGTCCGCTGTGCGGGTGCTGGCGGCGGTCTGCGGCAGGGCGGCGTCGCCGGAGGTGGTGCGGGAGATGGCCCGCGTGGGCGCAGTAGGGAAGCTCTGCTGCGTGCTGCAGGCGGACTGCGACCGAGACGTGAAGGAGGCGGCGAGGGCCGTGCTGAGGGTGCACTCCGGCGTGTGGTGCGGGTCGCCCTGCGTCAGCGCCTACCTGCTCTCTAGGTACCTCTAG